A single window of Cytobacillus luteolus DNA harbors:
- a CDS encoding YkuJ family protein, producing the protein MSQLQGILTRLISLQEKSDGGEPPQRFFEVNGEKKCSVKYFDKTGTFELEIYQQGEKPKSYQFDNVDMIAIEIFDLIS; encoded by the coding sequence ATGTCACAGCTTCAAGGAATTTTAACGCGTCTAATTAGTCTTCAAGAAAAATCAGATGGTGGAGAACCACCTCAACGTTTTTTTGAGGTGAATGGTGAGAAAAAGTGTAGTGTAAAGTATTTTGATAAAACAGGAACCTTTGAGTTGGAAATTTATCAACAAGGGGAAAAGCCGAAATCCTATCAGTTTGATAATGTAGATATGATTGCTATTGAGATTTTTGATTTAATTAGCTAA
- a CDS encoding ribonuclease H-like YkuK family protein, with product MIESFRFYNVSEKDMDFELVLTRMKDFMKKDPRSRYVLSIGTDSHVHQTETRFITAIHLHRVGKGAWGCLRNYNVKRPLKSIREKISLETSFSQEIAYLFSPEDLADLTEIILPYADEGADLTIEIHLDIGSRGATKELIQDMTGRITAMGLEAKIKPESYAAFSYANRYTK from the coding sequence ATCATCGAATCGTTTAGGTTTTATAATGTGTCTGAAAAGGATATGGATTTTGAGTTGGTATTGACTCGAATGAAGGATTTTATGAAGAAGGATCCACGTTCACGTTATGTTCTTTCCATTGGAACTGATTCACATGTGCATCAAACCGAAACTCGATTTATTACAGCGATTCACTTACACCGTGTGGGGAAAGGTGCATGGGGATGCTTAAGAAATTATAATGTTAAACGACCCCTAAAAAGTATAAGAGAAAAAATTTCCTTAGAAACTTCATTCAGTCAAGAAATTGCCTATTTATTTTCCCCGGAGGACTTAGCTGACTTAACTGAAATCATTCTTCCGTATGCTGATGAAGGAGCTGATTTAACTATTGAGATACATTTGGATATTGGTAGTAGAGGAGCAACAAAGGAACTAATTCAGGATATGACAGGAAGAATAACTGCTATGGGTCTTGAAGCAAAAATAAAACCTGAGTCTTATGCTGCTTTCAGTTATGCCAACCGCTATACCAAGTAG
- a CDS encoding DUF3993 domain-containing protein, translated as MSKRHYYLIMSVIVLGFLFHHQTVKAQEAFTREEALDFLKDAYKAQTSLGEKYQTYKESRDTLDPYFTDDYAKLFLEENLVYEEEGYTIYGSDFALYYIPFYSYTDDTKFIYDSEKNQIYVYEFFQKPEEGPVDYDDHFETVILVEDEGHWKVNEFVESTKKPAFIKSIEEKSLSKNTLPKTEFRMVPTQDHSYISYQHWGSYFVLQMEYQNQFTYITKKEPLRFLF; from the coding sequence TTGAGTAAGCGTCATTATTATTTAATTATGTCCGTTATTGTACTAGGATTTCTATTCCATCATCAGACTGTAAAGGCACAAGAAGCATTTACTAGGGAAGAAGCATTGGACTTTCTTAAGGATGCATATAAAGCACAAACTTCTTTAGGGGAAAAGTATCAAACCTATAAAGAGTCAAGAGATACGTTAGATCCTTATTTTACTGACGATTATGCAAAGTTATTCCTAGAGGAAAACCTTGTTTATGAAGAAGAGGGGTATACTATTTACGGTTCAGATTTTGCGCTGTACTATATTCCTTTTTATTCATATACAGACGACACAAAATTTATATATGATTCAGAGAAGAATCAAATCTATGTATATGAGTTCTTTCAAAAACCTGAAGAGGGTCCTGTAGATTATGACGATCATTTTGAAACAGTAATTTTAGTAGAAGATGAAGGCCACTGGAAGGTTAATGAATTTGTAGAAAGTACTAAAAAGCCAGCTTTTATTAAAAGTATAGAAGAAAAGTCACTTTCAAAGAATACACTACCAAAAACAGAATTTAGGATGGTTCCAACACAAGATCATTCATATATTTCGTATCAACATTGGGGAAGCTACTTTGTCTTACAAATGGAATATCAGAATCAATTCACTTACATCACAAAAAAGGAACCCTTAAGGTTCCTTTTTTAA
- a CDS encoding YueI family protein, with the protein MSENIQDYLNRGMYGNKETNVDERKLYLSTIRERVIVALTNRQVMKNESYAPIVELIKNYPDCHMYLDGDLNYSYLSKYIKIVNKLNIPFTIFNDVNHETELGLVLATKNRAINKNDIFVPEGEF; encoded by the coding sequence ATGAGCGAAAATATTCAGGACTATCTAAATAGAGGCATGTATGGAAATAAAGAAACAAACGTGGATGAGCGGAAACTATATCTTTCAACGATCAGAGAACGAGTAATTGTCGCCTTAACTAATCGACAGGTTATGAAGAATGAGTCGTACGCCCCCATCGTTGAGTTGATAAAAAATTATCCAGACTGTCACATGTATTTAGATGGAGATTTGAATTATTCATATTTATCTAAATACATAAAGATTGTTAATAAGTTAAATATTCCCTTTACAATTTTTAATGATGTAAATCATGAAACAGAACTTGGATTAGTGTTGGCAACGAAGAATAGAGCCATCAATAAGAACGATATTTTTGTGCCGGAAGGTGAATTCTAA
- a CDS encoding EAL-associated domain-containing protein: MMDPLDIMANIDQVVPYYQAIFSADEQCVIGYEVFGRIKTEQGIKSLGPFFHDETIPEEFRLEVDNEILRKALGVFSEFHKHSLIFINRNANLLMLDHGEAFLEMLLTYQQKGLDLNNVVVEITEHNFQGDIEQLNHLLTYYRTYGIKIAVDNIGKESSNLERIGILTPDILKIDLQVLRQTEISQSFHDVVYSISLLARKLGATLLYEDIESAFQLQYAWKNGGRYYQGYYLQKPAREFVERDLLKERLKQEFQQFIKYEKRKLEALYTISEEFHVQLQSALVKFKKNESYNEFLSYLGKTLHDKSFRMYICDEDGFQQSANLLKKDNKWLVQEHYYMKNWSWRPYFLETIFRMRTKRIGILSDLYSDIETGEIIRTFSYPLDDHLYLFIDVPYDYLYDHDAL; this comes from the coding sequence TTATGGCAAACATCGATCAAGTTGTACCTTATTATCAGGCGATTTTTAGCGCGGATGAACAATGTGTAATCGGATATGAGGTGTTTGGGAGGATAAAAACTGAGCAAGGTATAAAAAGTTTAGGTCCATTTTTTCATGATGAAACCATTCCAGAGGAATTCCGTTTAGAGGTTGATAATGAAATTTTAAGAAAGGCTTTAGGAGTATTTTCTGAATTTCATAAACATAGTCTAATCTTTATAAATCGTAATGCAAACTTATTAATGCTAGATCATGGGGAAGCATTTCTAGAAATGCTTTTAACCTATCAACAAAAAGGATTAGACCTTAACAATGTTGTAGTTGAGATTACTGAGCATAACTTTCAAGGCGATATCGAACAGCTAAATCATTTACTTACCTATTATCGAACGTACGGAATAAAAATTGCTGTTGATAATATTGGGAAAGAAAGTAGTAATTTAGAGAGAATAGGTATTTTAACTCCAGATATTTTAAAAATTGATCTGCAGGTTTTACGTCAAACCGAAATTAGCCAATCGTTTCATGATGTTGTCTATTCTATTTCATTGTTAGCAAGAAAGTTAGGAGCAACCCTTCTATATGAGGATATTGAATCTGCCTTTCAACTCCAATATGCTTGGAAAAATGGCGGTCGATACTATCAAGGCTATTATCTTCAAAAACCAGCTAGAGAATTTGTTGAAAGAGATCTACTAAAAGAGCGATTAAAGCAGGAGTTTCAGCAATTTATTAAGTATGAAAAGAGAAAGCTTGAAGCACTGTATACTATATCTGAAGAATTTCATGTTCAGCTACAGTCTGCTCTTGTAAAATTTAAAAAGAACGAATCATATAATGAGTTCCTATCTTATTTGGGTAAGACATTACATGATAAAAGTTTTAGAATGTACATTTGTGATGAGGATGGTTTTCAACAATCTGCCAACCTTCTCAAGAAGGACAATAAATGGCTTGTTCAAGAGCATTATTATATGAAAAATTGGAGCTGGAGACCTTATTTTCTTGAGACAATTTTTCGAATGAGAACGAAACGAATCGGAATTCTTTCTGATTTATATAGTGATATTGAGACTGGAGAAATAATTAGGACATTTTCTTACCCACTAGATGACCATCTATACCTATTTATAGATGTACCTTATGATTATTTATATGATCATGATGCTCTATAG
- the abbA gene encoding antirepressor AbbA has translation MINGTLNRLTRDEQALLLEVLFSQRYALDLVSVEIADIENGSKPTDELVYKRLIALYDKLIDEI, from the coding sequence ATGATAAACGGCACATTAAATAGGCTTACAAGGGATGAACAAGCTTTGTTATTAGAAGTTCTATTTAGTCAACGATATGCATTAGACCTAGTAAGTGTTGAAATCGCAGACATCGAGAACGGTTCAAAACCAACAGACGAACTCGTATACAAGCGCTTAATTGCCCTATATGATAAACTTATAGATGAAATATAG
- a CDS encoding MBL fold metallo-hydrolase, whose protein sequence is MNQLIRLNESITLIDDFDLGRSARTGTYVIKEEKLAIVETCASPSIPFILEGLHKLDIQPEEVEYIIVTHIHLDHAGGAGLLLEKCSNAKVVVHPKGARHLANPSRLIAGAKAVYGKKFEELFEPILPIPEEKIITMQDGESLKLSSDCTLTFYDTPGHANHHFSIHESVSNGIFTGDTIGIYYQELMKEGVELYLPTTSPNQFDPDVMLSSTRRIKELSPRSIYFGHFGMSTNVQEIFKQIQHWIPIFVASGEEGLKNTHDLSFIEQKEAVKARLLEAIILHLDTLGISRNHEVYSILDLDLEVCAMGIIDYLLKK, encoded by the coding sequence ATGAATCAGTTAATTAGATTAAATGAAAGTATCACCTTAATTGATGACTTTGATTTAGGTAGATCGGCTAGAACAGGTACATATGTTATAAAAGAGGAGAAGCTAGCCATTGTTGAAACATGTGCAAGCCCTTCAATCCCTTTTATCCTAGAAGGTCTACATAAGCTGGATATCCAACCTGAAGAGGTTGAGTATATCATTGTAACACACATTCACCTCGACCATGCAGGAGGAGCTGGACTTTTACTAGAAAAATGTTCTAATGCGAAGGTTGTTGTTCATCCAAAAGGAGCAAGACATCTAGCTAACCCTTCAAGATTAATTGCTGGAGCAAAGGCTGTATATGGTAAAAAATTTGAAGAATTATTTGAACCAATTTTACCTATTCCTGAGGAAAAAATCATAACAATGCAAGATGGTGAATCACTAAAATTGTCTTCGGACTGCACTTTAACTTTCTATGACACCCCAGGGCACGCAAATCATCATTTTAGTATACATGAATCAGTTAGTAATGGGATATTTACTGGAGATACAATTGGTATTTACTACCAGGAACTAATGAAAGAAGGAGTCGAACTTTACTTACCAACAACCTCTCCTAACCAATTCGATCCGGATGTCATGTTGAGTTCAACTAGACGAATAAAAGAGCTTTCGCCCCGTTCAATTTATTTTGGTCACTTTGGTATGTCTACAAACGTTCAAGAAATATTTAAACAAATTCAACATTGGATCCCTATCTTTGTCGCTTCAGGTGAAGAGGGTCTAAAAAACACTCATGATCTATCTTTCATAGAACAAAAAGAAGCAGTAAAAGCTCGGCTTCTTGAGGCAATTATCCTTCACCTTGATACACTAGGTATATCGAGAAATCATGAGGTCTATTCTATTCTTGATTTAGATTTAGAGGTGTGTGCAATGGGAATTATTGATTACTTACTTAAAAAATAA